A single window of Watersipora subatra chromosome 9, tzWatSuba1.1, whole genome shotgun sequence DNA harbors:
- the LOC137403671 gene encoding uncharacterized protein, whose protein sequence is MSCVIKVLLRRGGNMVRFNKTSYNYLSTMNSDALNCIRRSCITLQQQCHCKQTVSQHLTELRGHFSTESDKKIGDHQEHRLAIVFTCKVCSNRQTKTFSKKAYEEGVVIVQCDGCKNRHLIADNLNWFTDVKGRNVEEILESKGEEVRRLIKTGLECLQQARDNAGITNKMTFNYWTMILK, encoded by the exons ATGAGCTGTGTGATAAAAGTATTGCTAAGGAGAGGAGGGAATATGGTGCGATTCAACAAGACTTCCTATAATTATCTATCAACTATGAACAGTGATGCTCTCAATTGTATAAGGAGAAGTTGTATTACCTTGCAACAACAGTGTCACTGTAAGCAGACAGTTTCCCAACACTTAACCGAACTGCGTGGACATTTCAGCACGGAAAGTGACAAAAAAATAGGTGATCACCAGGAACACAGGCTAGCGATAGTCTTCACTTGCAAAGTTTGTAGTAATCgacaaacaaaaacattctCCAAAAAAGCGTATGAAGAGGGTGTGGTGATTGTGCAATGTGATGGCTGCAAGAACAGACATCTGATAGCTGATAATCTCAACTGGTTCACTGATGTGAAGGGACG AAATGTCGAAGAGATACTGGAGTCCAAAGGCGAAGAG GTCAGACGCCTGATAAAGACTGGACTGGAGTGTCTCCAGCAAGCGCGGGATAATGCTGGCATTACCAATAAAATGACATTCAACTATTGGACGATGATTCTAAAGTGA
- the LOC137403670 gene encoding cysteine and histidine-rich domain-containing protein 1-like, whose translation MTTELQCYRKGCGKSYILNENSADACRYHPGHPVFHDALKGWSCCDKKSTDFSIFLDMPGCATGFHSNEKPAPAPKVESKPIPEEMLIKGPPPVRDDDQRPDAGETMSTLKSSVGATLKQALEKRMARLSTEQKEPLEELASHEVKVGTACNNNSCKEHYTGPESDKAECLYHPGVPVFHEGMKYWSCCQKKTTEFDKFMDQPGCKSGKHKWTLSAKEGAVKSTCRMDWHQTGSHVTISVFSKCADPIKTVVKVNRVAIDIYIVYEGDSIFTNSFELDGVINVEKSSVKLLGAKVEIALKKAAPQSWAQLKFVPEPAGSGEPK comes from the exons ATGACTACAGAACTGCAATGTTATAGGAAAGGATGTGGaaaaagttacattttaaaTGAAAACAGTGCAG ATGCTTGTCGATACCATCCTGGTCATCCAGTCTTCCATGATGCTCTCAAAGGTTGGAGCTGTTGTGATAAAAAAAGCACAGATTTTTCGATATTTCTTGACATGCCC GGCTGTGCGACTGGCTTTCATAGCAATGAGAAGCCTGCCCCAGCACCAAAAGTAGAAAGCAAGCCCATACCTGAGGAGATGCTCATAAAAGGCCCACCACCAGTGCGGGATGACGATCAACGACCAGATGCCGGGGAAACCATGTCCACACTGAAAAGCTCTGTAGGTGCGACCTTGAAACAAGCACTGGAGAAGCGGATGGCTCGTCTCAGTACTGAGCAGAAGGAACCTCTTGAGGAGCTAG cAAGCCATGAGGTGAAAGTAGGAACAGCGTGTAATAATAACAGCTGTAAGGAGCACTACACTGGGCCAGAGAGTGATAAAGCAGAATGCTTATACCATCCTGGAGTTCCTGTATTTCACGAAGG AATGAAATACTGGTCATGCTGTCAAAAGAAAACCACTGAATTTGACAAGTTTATGGACCAACCAGGATGTAAAAGTGGCAAGCATAAATGGACTTTGTCAGCCAAG GAAGGGGCGGTGAAGAGCACCTGTAGAATGGATTGGCACCAAACTGGCAGTCATGTTACCATCTCTGTCTTCTCTAAATGCGCTGATCCAATCAAAACTGTGGTCAAAGTCAACCGTGTTGCTATTGATATATACATCGTTTATGAAGGCGACAGCATCTTCACCAATTCGTTTGAGCTAGATGGG GTAATAAATGTAGAGAAAAGCAGCGTGAAGCTATTAGGAGCCAAAGTGGAGATAGCCCTTAAGAAGGCAGCGCCACAAAGCTGGGCGCAGTTGAAGTTTGTACCAGAACCTGCAGGCTCTGGTGAACCAAAATGA